The segment ACATTGGTGCGAATGCGTCCACGTCGTGCCGAGGATTCTTCGCGTCCTTCACTGAGCGTCAATTGAACGCGTATCGCCATTTGCTGATCCGCTCGACGCCGCCCGCCACGCGAATAGGTGACATTCAACTTCATCGAGACTTGGTTCTCATCGACACTGATGATTTCGGCGTTGTGGTCAGCGATGAAACCGCGAAGTTTCTCGATGGCTAAGTCAACCGGAACCGGAGTGACAATATCGAACTCGCCATTTTCCGTCGACTCGGATCCTTTGAACCAATCGAACCAGCTGCGTCCGACAGCGGGTTCTTCGGAAGGCATTTGAACGACGTTTCCCGCCCCCAGCTGGATCACTCGGTTGCGTCCATTGTCTTTCGCTTTCAACAACGCTCGATCGGATCTCGACAGAACCGTTTCCGCACTATCGCCAGCTTGAAATTCAGTCACGCCAAAGCTAGCCGTGACGGCTTCCCCGCCGAGCGAAGGGAGCGGTGTGCCTTCCAAAGCGATCCGGATCGCTTCGGCTCGCTTCGATGCAGTTGCGTTGTCGCAGTTAGGCGCTAGCAGCAAGAACTCTTCGCCGCCGTAACGCGCCACGGTATCGCCATCGCGGCTGTGAGCACGCAGAACGGATGCAAAGCCCTTCAGTGCCTCGTCGCCGGCCGGGTGGCCGTGAACGTCGTTGACGCGTTTAAAATGGTCAATGTCACAAATGATCAAACTGAAACTCGGGCCACCAGCCTTGGTCGCAGCCGTCAACTCCTCGAGCATGTGGTCAAAGTGAGCTCGGTTGGCTACGCCAGTCAATTGATCCTGTGTTGTCTGATGATGTAGAGTTTCAAGCTTCTCTTCCAACGAAGTTTGGTCCGACAAGTCACGGACCGTAACAACGGTGCCGCGGATACCGGGCGTCGCCCCCGTCACCGGCGATACTACTAATTGAACCGGAGTCGGCACTTTCCCAGGTTGTTCGATCATCATCGACCGCGAAACCGTGTTGCCACAGGCCAAACAGTCACGAACCAGACACTCGTCCTCGTCGCGTCGGCTATCCGAACCTCGCAACCTCAGCGAATCATTGCTCCATGATTGTCCGGTAATCGCATCGGCCGCGATCGACGTCAGCCGCTGCATCGACTCGTTCCAGTGCGTGATCGTCCCCTCGGCATCGGTAAACACGACGCCATCTTTCAAATTCCCGAACAGGTGCTGGTAAAACAACGCTTCGCGTGTGGCTGGGCCTGACGACGCAGACTGCTCGGATCCCGGATTTGATTGAGACAATTCGCCAAGCGAGCCCCACATTTTCGGTGGCGTATCGCCCTGCAACTGACGAAGCCATCGATCAACAACACCGCCGTGCAACATTTCGGGACGATCTTCTAGCATGCGGCTGAACTCGGCCGCCAATTCAGGATCGAACTGCGACCCCGCGTTCTGCATCAACTCGCGAATCGCACGTTCACGGCTAAGTGCTGGACGATAGACCGTGTTGGTGGTCATCGCATCGAACGCGTCTGCAATCGCCAACATTCGTGAACCAATCGGCAACGCATCGCCGCGTGGTCCATCGCCGTGCCGCCGACTGTCGAACCAAGTGTTGGCATAGCGAATGATGTCCAGCAGTTCGGTGTCACCGGTACTGCCTCGAAGGATTTCGCACCCTAGCTCAGGAATCAACTCGATCGTCAACTGCTCGTCGACGGTCAACTTGCCTGGCTTTCGCAGAATACGATCGGGAATTCCGATCTTCCCCAAGTCATGTAGGAGCGCCGCCACTTCGATCCGATCTCGCGTGGCCTCGTCCAATCCCAGACGCTGGGCCCATGCCGAACAAGACAACGCGACTCGTAAGCTATGCGCCGCGGTCGGCGCGTGCTTCGTCCGAAGCGAGTAGAACAACGATGTCGCCATTCCTAAGCGAACGACTGCCAATCGATTCTCGAACTGGATGTCTTCCGGTTTTATCGCATTTTTGCTGCCCAGTTCGATTGCGGTCGGCGAGGCCGCATGCAGTTCGGCCAACAAATTTCCAACCAACGTATCGCTACTGATATGGGCGTCGATTTGGCGACCTGCATCCTTGGCGTGTGGGAACGAGTGGGCGTTAGGCAACGGCGTCAAAGGCGCAAGACCATAACCAGCCATGCTTTCCGGGATGATCGCCATCGGCACCGTAGCATCGGAAGGTACGGTCGAGTCGGTTGTATCAGTCATACGGAACAGGACGTGCAAAGAGAACGGTTGTTAGAATGAAGTCTAAGAAAGCCTAGGTCACACTGGGCAGGAAGCAATTTTCCTAGCTGGGCTTCTCAGCACCGAAAACCAGTACCGACGGCAAGTCTGCATTCCAGCGATGACTTCAGTGCGTATTCCAGCAAAGGTGTCAGAGTTTCCGTGTCCGAGCGGTTTTGCAGGCTCTTGGCGGTCTAGCCCGACCCGAATATCGGGGAATGCTTGCGATCCGCTGATTCCCTACCTACTATGCGTTAACCTTCTATCGACGCCGATCGGCCAGTGACAACGCATTCAATGAGCGCCGCGTCATATTCCGAACTGATCGATCGGGGGGGTGCCAGATCTGAAGGGTTCGGCGTTTACGGTTCTTTTCGTCTAATTTCGGTGCGTTTCGAGTGAGTCTCTCTGAGGTTGACCGCGTTCTGCTTCAACGATGCCTGGACCAAGCTCCACGCGCGTGGCAGGATTTCGTTGACCGATTCCTGGGATTGGTGGTTCACGTCGCCAACCACACGGCTCAATCACGCGGCGCATCGATCGATCAAGCGACGCGAGACGACCTTGTTGCCGAAGTTTTCCTGACGTTAGTCGCAGCCGATTTTGCCGTGCTGCGCCGCTTCCGCCGCAACTGCTCGCTAGCGACCTATCTAACCGTAATTTCGCGCCGCGTGATCGCGCGTCGATTATCGCAAACCGGCCCACCGATGGCTGACGGCCAAGATGTTGCCGATGATGGCGCCCCACCCGTGGCAACAGGCTCTCACTCGCAATCCCACGTTTCTCGGATTGACGACCAGGAAGAAGTTCAGCGACTGATGCTAAGGCTGGATCCGAACGAAGCCAACATCGTTCGGATGTACCACTTGGAAGGCAAATCGTACCAAGAGATCAGCAAAGCAGTCGGGATGAGCGAAAACAGTGTCGGCCCAGTGCTAACGCGGGCTCGCGATAAGATGCGAAACGGTCGCGGATAAGCGATCGGCAACCGCTGGATCCGCCAAGCACCGATTTCTAAACCTATTCTGAAATCGGTTCGATCGTTGCCGACATGCTGCCCTTACAGTGTGCGATCATTTCGTCTTTGCCGAACGCGTGAATCTGGTCACGTTTCAGTTCGGCATGTTCCATCGTCGTTGTCAAGCAAATCGCTTTGCCGCCGCTGTCGACTTGCTTGGCGATCTGAAAACCGGCTTCGATCGGATGATGGAACAACCGCTTCATCATCAACACAACGTAGTCGTAGCTATGGTCAGCATCATCCCACAGAATCACGTTGTAACGTGGCTGCTTCTTGGGTTTACGCTTCTGCTCGCGATTGATTTCAATTTGGGGCTCTGCCACCATCGTTTGCTGATCAGCCATTCTTGACCATGCTCCTTACAATCCGGATAAACACTTGTTCGGGGGTGAAAGTCACGCGGCGCACTAGGCCCAAAACACAGGACGCTACGATCCGGATTTTCGTTGCCCGCGTTGACTTCGTTATTGTAGCGCGGTCGGATGCCGATCGGCAGTCCTAAAAATGCACGAAAAAATTAAGGTACTTTCACGATGTCGACGACCGACCTGCTGGAATCCCTAAAAAAAGAGTCTCCCAGGCACCTCAACGAGCTGATCGAGTGGCTAAAAATCCCCAGTATCAGCAGCGATTCCAGCCGGAAAACGGACGTCACCAAGGCGGCCACTTGGTTAGTCGACAAGTTTCGCGGTGCCGGTTTGTCGGTCGAACTGCTGCCCACCCAAGGTCATCCGATGGTGCTAGCAGAAACGCCACCGATCAACGGTGCCCCCGTCGTGGTAGTTTACGGACACTATGACGTCCAACCAGTCGAACCGCTGGACGAATGGATTACAGGCCCGTTCGAACCAACGGTGCGCGACGGAAATCTGTACGCTCGCGGTGCGACCGACGACAAGGGTCAAGTCCTGACTCACGTGCAAAGCGTCTGCGACTGGCTGGCCAGTGGCAAAACACTTCCTCTGCAAATCAAGTTTTTGATCGAGGGCGAAGAAGAGGTCGGCAGCGAAAACTTGGAACGCATGCTGCCCGATTTGGCCGAACGATTGGCCTGTGACTGTGTCGTGATCAGCGATAGCGGCCAGTACTCGGATGGCCAACCGGCGATCACCTATGGGCTGCGCGGGATCGCGACATACGAATTGCAAATCGATGGGCCGAGCCAGGATCTGCACAGCGGTTCGTTCGGCGGCGCGGTGATGAACCCAGCAATCGCGTTGTCACACGTGCTGTCGTCGATGGTGGATGCCAACGGACGCATTCAAATCCCGGGTTACTACGACGACGTCGTCGAACTGAGCACCGCCGAGCGCGAAGCGTGGAAAAAATTACCGCAAGACGAAGCCGCATTTGCCAAGTCGATTGGCGTCAGTGAACTATTCGGCGAAGCGGGCTTCACGGCAGATGAGCGACGTTGGGCCCGTCCCACCTTTGACGTCAACGGGATCACGGCCGGACATCAAGGCGAAGGCGTCAAGACGATCATTCCCGCGACTGCCAAGGCGAAATTCAGTTTCCGCTTGGTTCCCAACCAAGATCCGGCGAAGATCACTGCGGCGTTGGAAACGCATCTTGCCAATCACATGCCACCGGGCGTGCGACACACCCTTACGCCTGACCACGGTGCCCCAGGAATGTTGGCCGACACCGAAAGCCGTTTCATGGCAGCGGCGAACCAAGCGATTGAAGGGGCGTTCGGCAAGAAGCCAGTGCTGATTCGCGAAGGCGGCTCGATCCCAATTGTGACGCGATTCCAAGAAGTGCTCCGGTGCGACTGCCTGCTGCTCGGCTGGGGTTTGTCGGACGACAACGCTCACAGCCCGAACGAGAAATTCCGCATCGCCGATTACCACCGTGGCATCCAAGCGTCCGCGCGGCTGTGGGAAGAACTCGGCAAGCTTTCCCGCCAGGCTTGAACCCCACCTGCCCAAGGGACTCGGCCGAACGCAGACCAGCAGATAAAGCGACCTTTGTTTGCTAATCTGTTTTGTTTGCTACTCTATTTTGTTCGCTAATTTAGCGTTTTTCCATTCCTTTCGCCCTTTCGCTTGTCCACCATGCTCGACCGAAAATTCATCATCCAGAATCTGGAACTCGTCCGCGAAAACTGCACCCGACGTGGTGTTTCGGCCGAAATCGACAAGATCGTTTCGATGGATGCCGAGCGACTAGAAACCCTGCGTCAGGCCGAAGATCTGAACCGGCAAGCCAACGAGGTCAGCAAGCAAATCCCCAAAGCAGCCGACAAGGAAGCTCGCCAAGCTTTGATCGAACAGGGCCGGTTGCTGCGTGAACAGAAGGACGCGGCGCAAAAAAAACATGACGAACTGGATACTGAAATTGCGGTGATCCAGTGCGACATTCCCAACATGACGCACCCCGATGTGCCGACCGGTGGGGAAGACGATGCCAAAGAATTATCGTTCGGCAAAACACCAAAACCCCACTTTGACTTCAAGCCGATCGACCATGTTGACCTTGGCGAAAAGCATGACCTGTTCGATTTCGAAGCCGGCGCACGCGTCACCGGAGCGGGCTTCTACTTCCTGAAAAACGAAGCTGTCCGACTCGACCTTGCTCTGCAACAGTTCGCAATCAGCCTATTGTCGGATCGCGGTTTCACTCCGGTGACAACGCCCGACATGGCGCTGACGCACATTCTGCAAGGCATCGGCTTCAACCCTCGCGGCCCCGAGACGCAAATCTACAGCATCGAAAACACCGAACTGAACTTGGTCGGCACCGCCGAAATCACACTGGGCGGGATGCTGGCCGGACAAACGATCGACTTGGACAAGCTGCCTCTGAAACTGTGCGGACTGAGCCACTGTTTCCGCACCGAAGCCGGCGCGGCCGGACGTGCGTCGAAGGGACTGTACCGAGTTCACCAGTTCACTAAAGTCGAAATGTTCGCATTCACGACTCCCCAGCAAAGCGACGCGACACACGCCATGATGCGTGACCTGGAATGCGAGATCTTTGACGCACTCGAAGTCCCTTACCGGGTCATCGATACCGCCAGCGGTGATCTTGGCGGCCCTGCCTATCGCAAGTTCGACCTCGAAGCCTGGATGCCAGGTCGAGGCGACGGCGGTGAGTGGGGCGAAGTCACCAGCACCAGCAACTGTACCGATTACCAAGCGCGGCGGCTAAACGTTCGTTACAAGCAGCCCGACAAGAAGGGCACCGAGTTCGTTCACACGCTAAACGGTACCGCGGTTGCCACCGGCCGCGCCATGATTGCGATCATGGAAAACCACCAGTGCTCCGACGGCACCATCAACGTGCCCAAAGCGCTGCAGCCCTGGGTCGGCAAAGCAAAGATTGGCTAAACAGCGAACGCCACTATTTCATTCGCGCGATGCGTTCTGAATCGCTTCGCAGCGAATGCCGGTAGTAAGCTTCCAGACACAGCGTCGCCATCGCTGTCGTGTAAACCGAGCCGCCGTAGCCACCCCAAACGGAATCGGTTGGCCAGCTACCGTCGGCGAGCTGAGTCGAAAGCAGTCGGCGTTTGAGGGCCGCGTTCCATTGGTCCCACGCCGCGTCCTGTAACTGGTGCAGTGCCAACGTTGCGTAGTACCAATAATAATAGTTGTCTTGACCGACGCCGGGCTGTTGCTGCAACAGATACCGTTCGGCTTCTTCGATCTCGGCCGCCGGAACCTTTTGACCGATCAGCAACCGAGTCGCCAGCGCCTCGGCCGTCATCGTACGGCTGGGCATTTCGCCGGCCCGGTAACAGGCCATCCCCCCCGTCGAACCCGCGCGAACGCTTCGCAGGAAACGCTCAACACCGTCGACCGCCCGCGCGTCGACCGGAACTCCAGCTCGATAACCTGCATCCAGCACCATCGCTTGCCAACCCAGCTGGCTCAAATCGCCTGGATCACCTGCCGTGTATCGCCATCCGCCGGTCGACGGATGCTGCATCGATCGCGTGAAGTTGATCGCTCGAGTCGCCGCCGCCACCGCCGAGGGATCATGCGTCAGTGCAGCAGTCTCGCACATCGCCAGCGCCGCCATCCCGTGGCTGTAATTGGCTGCGTAAATGGTCGCGCCACCGGCTAGCGATCCGCTGGATTTTTGAGTCCGAATCAGATACGCCAGACCTCGGTATGCGTTGTCGCTGTACTGGCCTTGTTGATGAGTTTGGCCGGCGCCTGTCAGCGCCAACAGCGATAGCCCCGTCAGCGCCGATTCGGATCGAGACCCCGCGTTGCCGCGAGTCATCCCTAGCGGCGCCCGCTCGATGCCAGCGCCGGTCGTACTTGGATCCCAAGCTCCATCGGCTCGCTGGGCACTGGCCAGAAACCGCAGCGCCGCCTCGACGGCTGCCTCGGTGCTTGCGTCGCCTCCGGTGCGAAGCAGTGCTTCGTCTTTAGCCTTGCCAACTCGATTGGCAAAGTCACTTTCGATGGCGCCAGGAACGGTAGCCGGCGGAGCCGTCGATGTGGACGCTGCAATTGCCTTCACCGCTTCCATGCCGTCGCCGACGTGCGCAACCACTGGCGTCTGCTCGGCCGCGGCCGACTGCGGCATCGGCACCGGCTCGGCTGTCTCTGTCACGCTCGCAGCAAACGCATCGTCCAAGAAGTCGCCCAACAACGAATCGATCGCCGTGCTCGACGACTCAGAATCGTTGTCCGTGGTTTCAGATAGCGACTCTGGCACAGGCTCGTCCGACATCGACAACGACTCAGGCTCGTCGACCGATTCCGATGCGGGTTCCTCTGGCGGCACTGGATTGGCAAGCAGATCTGTCAAGCTCGACACCGGCAGCGGTGCGAGCATCGCTTCAGTTTCGCCGCCCGCCGCATCTTCGGCCGACAAGTTGGGATCGAACGTTGTGAAGGAAATCGAATCGATGCCAGCTTGTTCATCAGTTTCCGGATCCGTGGTCGATGATCCGCCGCCGAGCGACGGCAGCAACGGGACCAAAAAAATCAGCGCAGCATGCAGCGCAATCGACAATACCAGGCAAATGACACCGGCTTGCCGTCCACCACGCCCACGACGGCGAAACAACCAGATCGTGAACCCCAGTGTCGCAACCGCCAGTGCGGCCACAGTGTAGACAAGACGCGGGTCGGCCCAAAGCGAATCGATCACCGATGAATCAAGCCAAGGATTGGCGGATTCCGTCAACGCTGCATCCTCTTGGTTGCGATACCGATTTGATCCACGCCGCTGATACGAACTGCCTGCAGAACATCAACCAATTGTTGTTGCGACCCATCCGCTTCGCCGCGCACGGCGATCTTAAGGCCTGGGTAATTATCGTGTTCTTGACGAAGCGTTTGCGTCAATTGACTCAGCGACATCGGCGTATCATCAAGCGTTACGGTCCCATCAATACCAATCGCAACCACACGTTCATCAGGCACGCGCGTCATCGATCGCATTTCACCGACGCTCGGAACGTTCACTTTGATGCGGCTTTCGGCTTCGCTGAACTTGCTGCCGACCATGAAGAAGATCACCAACAAAAACACGACGTCGATCATCGGCGTCAAGTTGATGGTCGCATCTTCCGAGGAATTTCGTTTTGACATCGCACCTATTCCGCGTAACTTGAATCTACTCTCAGCCCGAGCCACCCTCAGCTTGAGCCAGAGCAATTAGGCAGCTCGTCGTTTCCGGTTGCTCGTTCGATTTGAATTGCCAGCGCTTTCAAGCCCTTCGGCCGAAATGCAATCGACGACACGCTGGCACAACTTATCGATCTCGTTCAAATAGCTGTCCGACTTGCTGCTGAAATACATGTAGGCCAAGTAAGCCGGAATCGCGACAGATAATCCGCCGGCCGTCGTGATCAGAGCCACACTGATTCCCGACGCCAACATTTCGGGGCGACCGATCGATTCTTGGCTACTCATGATGTCGAATGCTTCGATCATTCCCAGCACCGTGCCCAATAACCCCAACAACGGCGCGACGTTGCTGATCGCGTGAAAGACTCGCAAGAATCGTTTCAACGACTCCGAAACTCGATCGCCCGCATCCATCACCGCCTGCTCGACCTCAAACATGGGACGTCCCCAGCGACGCACTGCCGCCTGGAAAACTTCGGCAACCGGACAATCAAATTCTTCGCAAATTTCCGTCGCTTCTTCGTAACTAAGCTGGCCATCTTCGACGCACTCGGTGAACCGGCGAACAAACGGACGTGGGATCACTCGGCCACGACGCAGCGCGATCATCCGTTCGATCGACAATGCAAACACGATCAGCGAGCAGATCCCAAGCGGCAACATCAACCATCCGCCCTGTCGAATCTTTTCAACAAACGCTGGCAACTGCCAAGGCTCGGATTCGGCTTCTACGTTTTCTGGCGAGTTGGCAACTTGGCCTGGTATCATCGCCGCCGCTGGAATTGCCGGAATTTGACTGAAAGCCTGAGGCTGTGAGTTTTGACGCTGCAAATTCTGAGGCTGTGCAGTTTGATATCGACCCGATTGATCGAAACTTTGCTGACCGTAATTTTGTGACTGCGGGAATTGTCCGTGAGCTGGTTGCATTGCCACCATGCACCACGTCGCCCCAATCGCCAATACAAAGACGGGCAATATGCGAGATGCTAGTGCGGCAAATTGACGACGTGAATTGGCGGGCTGATGCCGCAACAATCGACGTCGGTAAGGTGCAGAAGACATGTCGTTTATCGTCGAATAGGTGAATGAGAAGATGGGTTGGCGGGATCAATCGATGCCATTCGCTGGCGTGCGACTTGTGCATGAGGACTGTCGGCGAATCTTCCGATCAGGCTTCCGTAACACACAGTGGCCTCGCGTGTCCGCCCCAATTGTTCAAAAGACTTTCCCGCTTGAACCAATGACGCCGAAACCCATACCCCGCCTGGATCGATCCCCTCAACGCGGCGATAAGCTTCGATCGCTTCGGTAAACTGTGCCTGCAAGTAGTGCGTTTCGCCGATCAACCATTGAGCTCGTCCGCGTAAAGTCGCATCGACCTCGACAGCGCGGACCACACTTTCCAGCAGTGCCCGAGCTTCTTCGAAACGTGTCTTTCGCACCGCTAATTCGGCAGCCAAAAGGTCCACCAACGTTTCATTGAAAGCGTCACCACCGGCGGCCGAACGCGCCAGTGCGATGCGTTGTCCCGCTAGGTTTGCGTCTTTACCAACGGAAGTCTCTGCTTCGGCGCACCGCAGCAGCGTTGCAAAGTCGCTGGCCTGTCGACCATCGACTAAATGGTTCCACCACTGGGCGGCCTGCTCAACCTGTCCGGTCTGCATTAGCGACTCGGCAAACAGTTTCTCGACCGTAACCGATCGCGTTGACGATGGTGTCTCAATCTTATCGAGTTCAGATTCCGACGCCAGCGATAGCATCGACCAACGCTGAGTCCGGCCCGCCCAGCGGCAAGCTGCTTCGCGAGCTGCCGTCGACACCGTTTCGTCGGCCGCGGGCGAAATCAACGACGCCGCTAACCGTTCGGCTGCGTCTGGTTTATCTTGTTCGATCAGCAACGCCAGCAAATCGGAAACACCTTTGCCGGTCTGATCAATCGATGCCAGATGGCTGGCCAAGTTCATCCAAGCATCTTGTTGGCCGGCTTCGGACGCGATCGCCATTCCCATCGTGACCGTTTTCAAGTCAAGCTTTTTCAAATCGTTGGCTTTGGCACGGGCCATGATCCAAATACGGACAGATGGCGGCACTAAATCGGACGCAAGCTGGCTGTAACTGCGAACGACTTCGGTTGCTGATTCGGATTCCGGCCAACGGGTCAACAGATCAGCAATCATCGCAGCAGAATCGTCTGGCCGATTCGCCTGTCGCAGACACTCGGCACAAGCCCGCGTAGCTCTCGCTGCATCTGAGTGATTGGGATAATCACGAACGAATAGTGCCAATCGTTTTGCCGCAGCCATCGGATCCGTTTGTGAAACCGCCATCGCCCAGGCTGCTCCCAACATCGCGACCGGTTTTTGTTTTTCATCGGCCGCCGAAGCGGCGATCGCATAGGCTTCCGCAGCCGTGGTTGCATTTCCGGCCTCTAAAGCGGTGCCACCGATTTGCAGCCCGATCGTGACGGCTGACTGCACCTGAGCCGGCGTTGCGGCGGATGGCGTTTTTGTGATCTCAGTCAGCAACGGAAGCGCGTCCGAGTACTTACCGGACCGAGCCATCGCCGACGCCGCAGCAAGCCGGACAAAGATGACTTTTTCGGGGGGAATCGAGCCCGCGGCGGGTTGCTCGGACGCAAACACGGCGCGAGCATAGAACTCTGTAGCCGATTCAAGATCACCAGATTTCTGGAATCCGCGTCCCAATCGGGCCAGCACCATCGTCAGATCAACACTGGGGTCGGTCGCAGAATCAAGAGTTCGGGCGGTCTGCGCAGCCGCCGAGAGATCGCCAGAAGCAATCGCTGCGTCGATCCTCGCGATTTCGCCCATCGGATCGGCCGCGTGCACCAAAACAGCCAGAAACACCGCGAAAAACAGCCCCAAGGCAAT is part of the Rubripirellula reticaptiva genome and harbors:
- a CDS encoding sigma-70 family RNA polymerase sigma factor → MSLSEVDRVLLQRCLDQAPRAWQDFVDRFLGLVVHVANHTAQSRGASIDQATRDDLVAEVFLTLVAADFAVLRRFRRNCSLATYLTVISRRVIARRLSQTGPPMADGQDVADDGAPPVATGSHSQSHVSRIDDQEEVQRLMLRLDPNEANIVRMYHLEGKSYQEISKAVGMSENSVGPVLTRARDKMRNGRG
- a CDS encoding dipeptidase — encoded protein: MSTTDLLESLKKESPRHLNELIEWLKIPSISSDSSRKTDVTKAATWLVDKFRGAGLSVELLPTQGHPMVLAETPPINGAPVVVVYGHYDVQPVEPLDEWITGPFEPTVRDGNLYARGATDDKGQVLTHVQSVCDWLASGKTLPLQIKFLIEGEEEVGSENLERMLPDLAERLACDCVVISDSGQYSDGQPAITYGLRGIATYELQIDGPSQDLHSGSFGGAVMNPAIALSHVLSSMVDANGRIQIPGYYDDVVELSTAEREAWKKLPQDEAAFAKSIGVSELFGEAGFTADERRWARPTFDVNGITAGHQGEGVKTIIPATAKAKFSFRLVPNQDPAKITAALETHLANHMPPGVRHTLTPDHGAPGMLADTESRFMAAANQAIEGAFGKKPVLIREGGSIPIVTRFQEVLRCDCLLLGWGLSDDNAHSPNEKFRIADYHRGIQASARLWEELGKLSRQA
- a CDS encoding ExbD/TolR family protein yields the protein MSKRNSSEDATINLTPMIDVVFLLVIFFMVGSKFSEAESRIKVNVPSVGEMRSMTRVPDERVVAIGIDGTVTLDDTPMSLSQLTQTLRQEHDNYPGLKIAVRGEADGSQQQLVDVLQAVRISGVDQIGIATKRMQR
- a CDS encoding tetratricopeptide repeat protein; the protein is MDRHSETWVTGMKSVTNTLKQPAMIALGLFFAVFLAVLVHAADPMGEIARIDAAIASGDLSAAAQTARTLDSATDPSVDLTMVLARLGRGFQKSGDLESATEFYARAVFASEQPAAGSIPPEKVIFVRLAAASAMARSGKYSDALPLLTEITKTPSAATPAQVQSAVTIGLQIGGTALEAGNATTAAEAYAIAASAADEKQKPVAMLGAAWAMAVSQTDPMAAAKRLALFVRDYPNHSDAARATRACAECLRQANRPDDSAAMIADLLTRWPESESATEVVRSYSQLASDLVPPSVRIWIMARAKANDLKKLDLKTVTMGMAIASEAGQQDAWMNLASHLASIDQTGKGVSDLLALLIEQDKPDAAERLAASLISPAADETVSTAAREAACRWAGRTQRWSMLSLASESELDKIETPSSTRSVTVEKLFAESLMQTGQVEQAAQWWNHLVDGRQASDFATLLRCAEAETSVGKDANLAGQRIALARSAAGGDAFNETLVDLLAAELAVRKTRFEEARALLESVVRAVEVDATLRGRAQWLIGETHYLQAQFTEAIEAYRRVEGIDPGGVWVSASLVQAGKSFEQLGRTREATVCYGSLIGRFADSPHAQVARQRMASIDPANPSSHSPIRR
- a CDS encoding ATP-dependent Clp protease adaptor ClpS, translating into MADQQTMVAEPQIEINREQKRKPKKQPRYNVILWDDADHSYDYVVLMMKRLFHHPIEAGFQIAKQVDSGGKAICLTTTMEHAELKRDQIHAFGKDEMIAHCKGSMSATIEPISE
- a CDS encoding MotA/TolQ/ExbB proton channel family protein, coding for MSSAPYRRRLLRHQPANSRRQFAALASRILPVFVLAIGATWCMVAMQPAHGQFPQSQNYGQQSFDQSGRYQTAQPQNLQRQNSQPQAFSQIPAIPAAAMIPGQVANSPENVEAESEPWQLPAFVEKIRQGGWLMLPLGICSLIVFALSIERMIALRRGRVIPRPFVRRFTECVEDGQLSYEEATEICEEFDCPVAEVFQAAVRRWGRPMFEVEQAVMDAGDRVSESLKRFLRVFHAISNVAPLLGLLGTVLGMIEAFDIMSSQESIGRPEMLASGISVALITTAGGLSVAIPAYLAYMYFSSKSDSYLNEIDKLCQRVVDCISAEGLESAGNSNRTSNRKRRAA
- the serS gene encoding serine--tRNA ligase, which encodes MLDRKFIIQNLELVRENCTRRGVSAEIDKIVSMDAERLETLRQAEDLNRQANEVSKQIPKAADKEARQALIEQGRLLREQKDAAQKKHDELDTEIAVIQCDIPNMTHPDVPTGGEDDAKELSFGKTPKPHFDFKPIDHVDLGEKHDLFDFEAGARVTGAGFYFLKNEAVRLDLALQQFAISLLSDRGFTPVTTPDMALTHILQGIGFNPRGPETQIYSIENTELNLVGTAEITLGGMLAGQTIDLDKLPLKLCGLSHCFRTEAGAAGRASKGLYRVHQFTKVEMFAFTTPQQSDATHAMMRDLECEIFDALEVPYRVIDTASGDLGGPAYRKFDLEAWMPGRGDGGEWGEVTSTSNCTDYQARRLNVRYKQPDKKGTEFVHTLNGTAVATGRAMIAIMENHQCSDGTINVPKALQPWVGKAKIG
- a CDS encoding prenyltransferase/squalene oxidase repeat-containing protein: MTESANPWLDSSVIDSLWADPRLVYTVAALAVATLGFTIWLFRRRGRGGRQAGVICLVLSIALHAALIFLVPLLPSLGGGSSTTDPETDEQAGIDSISFTTFDPNLSAEDAAGGETEAMLAPLPVSSLTDLLANPVPPEEPASESVDEPESLSMSDEPVPESLSETTDNDSESSSTAIDSLLGDFLDDAFAASVTETAEPVPMPQSAAAEQTPVVAHVGDGMEAVKAIAASTSTAPPATVPGAIESDFANRVGKAKDEALLRTGGDASTEAAVEAALRFLASAQRADGAWDPSTTGAGIERAPLGMTRGNAGSRSESALTGLSLLALTGAGQTHQQGQYSDNAYRGLAYLIRTQKSSGSLAGGATIYAANYSHGMAALAMCETAALTHDPSAVAAATRAINFTRSMQHPSTGGWRYTAGDPGDLSQLGWQAMVLDAGYRAGVPVDARAVDGVERFLRSVRAGSTGGMACYRAGEMPSRTMTAEALATRLLIGQKVPAAEIEEAERYLLQQQPGVGQDNYYYWYYATLALHQLQDAAWDQWNAALKRRLLSTQLADGSWPTDSVWGGYGGSVYTTAMATLCLEAYYRHSLRSDSERIARMK
- a CDS encoding sensor domain-containing diguanylate cyclase/phosphohydrolase, whose product is MTDTTDSTVPSDATVPMAIIPESMAGYGLAPLTPLPNAHSFPHAKDAGRQIDAHISSDTLVGNLLAELHAASPTAIELGSKNAIKPEDIQFENRLAVVRLGMATSLFYSLRTKHAPTAAHSLRVALSCSAWAQRLGLDEATRDRIEVAALLHDLGKIGIPDRILRKPGKLTVDEQLTIELIPELGCEILRGSTGDTELLDIIRYANTWFDSRRHGDGPRGDALPIGSRMLAIADAFDAMTTNTVYRPALSRERAIRELMQNAGSQFDPELAAEFSRMLEDRPEMLHGGVVDRWLRQLQGDTPPKMWGSLGELSQSNPGSEQSASSGPATREALFYQHLFGNLKDGVVFTDAEGTITHWNESMQRLTSIAADAITGQSWSNDSLRLRGSDSRRDEDECLVRDCLACGNTVSRSMMIEQPGKVPTPVQLVVSPVTGATPGIRGTVVTVRDLSDQTSLEEKLETLHHQTTQDQLTGVANRAHFDHMLEELTAATKAGGPSFSLIICDIDHFKRVNDVHGHPAGDEALKGFASVLRAHSRDGDTVARYGGEEFLLLAPNCDNATASKRAEAIRIALEGTPLPSLGGEAVTASFGVTEFQAGDSAETVLSRSDRALLKAKDNGRNRVIQLGAGNVVQMPSEEPAVGRSWFDWFKGSESTENGEFDIVTPVPVDLAIEKLRGFIADHNAEIISVDENQVSMKLNVTYSRGGRRRADQQMAIRVQLTLSEGREESSARRGRIRTNVHAQLQPIRNRDRRGQEVAICFSQVINSLRSYLMGELKRSDLS